In one Pseudomonas sp. R84 genomic region, the following are encoded:
- a CDS encoding MoxR family ATPase yields MEHREALLALRTFLSTQILGQEKLIERLLIALLADGHMLVEGAPGLAKTKAIKELAEGIEAQFHRIQFTPDLLPADITGTEIYRPETGSFVFQQGPIFHNLVLADEINRAPAKVQSALLEAMAERQVSVGRSTYELSPLFLVMATQNPIEQEGTYPLPEAQLDRFLMHVKIGFPDAAVERRILQQARGEALNGETKPERRVSQQAIFAARKEILGLYMADAVEEYLVQLVMATRNPAKFDPEMAEWIAYGASPRGSIALDRCARAHAWLAGRDFVSPEDIQAVLFDVLRHRIILSFEAEAAGIDQDRVVQRILDVVAVA; encoded by the coding sequence ATGGAACATCGTGAAGCGCTGCTGGCGCTGCGAACCTTTCTTTCAACGCAGATTCTCGGCCAGGAAAAACTCATCGAGCGTTTGCTCATCGCCCTGCTCGCCGACGGCCACATGCTGGTCGAGGGCGCTCCGGGTCTGGCCAAAACCAAAGCGATCAAAGAACTCGCCGAGGGCATCGAAGCCCAGTTCCATCGCATTCAGTTCACCCCTGACCTGCTGCCGGCCGACATCACCGGCACCGAGATCTATCGCCCGGAAACCGGCAGTTTCGTGTTCCAGCAAGGGCCGATCTTCCACAACCTGGTGCTGGCGGACGAAATCAACCGCGCCCCGGCCAAGGTGCAATCGGCGCTGCTCGAAGCCATGGCCGAGCGTCAGGTCAGTGTCGGCCGCAGCACTTACGAGCTGTCGCCGCTGTTTCTGGTGATGGCCACGCAGAACCCGATCGAGCAGGAAGGCACGTATCCGCTGCCGGAGGCCCAGCTCGATCGTTTCCTGATGCACGTAAAAATCGGTTTCCCGGACGCCGCCGTCGAGCGCCGCATCCTCCAGCAGGCCCGTGGCGAAGCGTTGAACGGCGAAACAAAACCCGAGCGCCGCGTCAGCCAGCAGGCAATCTTCGCCGCGCGCAAGGAAATCCTCGGTCTGTACATGGCCGACGCCGTGGAGGAATACCTCGTGCAACTGGTCATGGCCACGCGCAACCCGGCCAAGTTCGACCCGGAAATGGCCGAGTGGATCGCTTACGGCGCCAGCCCGCGCGGTTCGATTGCCCTCGACCGCTGCGCCCGCGCTCATGCCTGGCTGGCCGGTCGCGACTTCGTCAGCCCGGAAGACATTCAGGCGGTGCTGTTCGATGTGTTGCGTCACCGCATCATTTTGTCGTTTGAAGCCGAAGCCGCCGGCATCGATCAGGATCGGGTGGTGCAGCGGATTCTCGACGTCGTAGCCGTCGCTTGA
- a CDS encoding tetratricopeptide repeat protein, which translates to MIALWPHWFRPWWLLLLPLLGWLIWQLWHRQKRAGRWQMILPPAFHATLLSGGNGRDSKLPWVALGVAWLLTVLALLGPSWERVEQTSQKPADPLVVVLELTPEMLATDSPPTRLEQARRKLFDLLQARSDAQTAIVVYAGSAHTLVPLSDDLATSRNLLDALKPSLMPESGHRADLAVSKALALLKQGALGQGRILLIGSSLDEEERQGIRRALSGQSAQLLMLGVGTAEGAPIAQEDGSFLKDEQGAIRVPQLDSPGLSAFLNSVGGEYHPARLDEADLGALGLLNGPRSLRDDGQTVRLDTWADQGYWLLLPLLLLAACAGRRGWLFCLPLLLCLPQPSYAFDFEDLWLRPDQQGLHLLKQKRPAEAAQHFDDHQWQGVALYEAGDYSGAAQRFAEGSDARAHYNRGNALAKSGELEAAIDAYEQALELQPDLRPAQTNKALVENLLKQKNTPPPAEPDNKSTEQSLPGDEPPPATAPPPAVKSETHSEAQPSESASEPPPTTPPQPGPNEVPGSDEEEQTDTVPTLRQSEDNLEGEQRQALEQWLGKIPDDPGELLRRKFWYEQQQHQDQENTR; encoded by the coding sequence ATGATCGCGCTCTGGCCGCACTGGTTTCGTCCGTGGTGGCTGCTGTTGCTGCCGCTGCTGGGCTGGCTGATCTGGCAACTCTGGCACCGACAGAAACGTGCCGGGCGCTGGCAGATGATCTTGCCGCCAGCGTTTCATGCCACCCTGCTCAGCGGCGGCAATGGTCGCGACAGCAAACTGCCGTGGGTCGCCCTCGGCGTGGCGTGGTTGCTGACGGTCCTGGCGCTGCTCGGGCCGAGCTGGGAACGCGTCGAACAGACCAGCCAGAAACCCGCCGATCCGTTGGTGGTGGTGCTGGAACTGACCCCGGAAATGCTCGCCACCGACTCGCCGCCAACGCGACTGGAACAGGCGCGGCGCAAGCTCTTCGACCTGTTGCAGGCGCGCAGCGATGCGCAGACCGCGATCGTCGTCTACGCCGGTAGCGCGCACACGCTGGTGCCGCTGTCGGATGACCTGGCGACCAGTCGCAATTTGCTCGATGCGCTCAAGCCTTCGCTGATGCCGGAAAGCGGCCACCGTGCCGATCTCGCCGTGAGTAAAGCGCTGGCGCTGCTGAAACAGGGTGCACTCGGTCAGGGGCGGATTTTGCTGATCGGCTCATCGCTCGATGAAGAAGAACGCCAAGGCATTCGCCGCGCACTCAGCGGACAATCGGCGCAGTTATTGATGCTCGGCGTCGGCACCGCCGAAGGTGCGCCAATCGCTCAAGAGGACGGCAGTTTCCTCAAGGACGAACAAGGCGCGATTCGCGTGCCGCAACTCGACAGTCCGGGCCTGAGCGCTTTCCTCAACAGCGTCGGTGGCGAATACCACCCTGCGCGCCTCGACGAAGCGGATCTTGGCGCGCTCGGCCTGCTCAACGGCCCGCGCAGTCTGCGCGATGATGGCCAGACCGTGCGCCTCGATACCTGGGCAGATCAGGGTTACTGGCTGCTGTTGCCGCTGTTGTTGCTCGCCGCGTGTGCCGGGCGTCGTGGCTGGTTGTTCTGCCTGCCGTTGCTGCTGTGCTTGCCACAGCCGAGCTACGCTTTTGATTTTGAGGACTTGTGGCTGCGCCCCGATCAACAGGGCCTGCACTTGCTCAAACAGAAGCGTCCGGCCGAAGCCGCGCAGCATTTTGACGATCACCAATGGCAAGGGGTGGCGTTGTACGAGGCCGGCGACTACAGTGGCGCCGCTCAGCGTTTCGCCGAAGGCAGCGATGCCCGCGCCCACTACAATCGCGGCAACGCTTTAGCGAAAAGCGGTGAGCTGGAAGCGGCAATCGACGCCTATGAACAGGCACTGGAACTGCAACCGGATTTGCGCCCGGCGCAGACCAACAAGGCGTTGGTGGAAAACCTGCTCAAACAGAAAAACACGCCGCCGCCCGCCGAACCGGACAACAAATCGACCGAACAGAGCCTGCCCGGCGACGAACCACCGCCTGCAACCGCACCACCACCGGCGGTAAAAAGTGAAACCCACAGCGAAGCGCAACCGAGCGAATCGGCCAGCGAACCGCCACCGACCACGCCGCCGCAGCCAGGCCCCAACGAAGTGCCGGGCAGCGACGAGGAAGAACAGACGGACACCGTGCCGACGCTGCGCCAGAGTGAAGACAACCTCGAAGGCGAGCAACGCCAGGCGCTGGAACAATGGCTGGGCAAGATCCCGGATGATCCGGGCGAATTGCTGCGACGCAAATTCTGGTACGAACAGCAACAACATCAGGATCAGGAAAACACTCGATGA
- a CDS encoding BatD family protein — MTRFTALLLPLLLCTATAQAAELTASVDRSRLNSGETVELTLETNDVTQFGKPDLTALEALFEVRGTRQVNQLNTLNGDNPATTRWIITLLPKENGSVVIPPLQLGDAQSQPITVQVVESDTRENKNSLDPVFIEASLDQSSVYVQAQAILTLRIYHSVSLYDDSSLTPLQIADARIEQLGDTRTYEKDLNGVRHGVIEMRYAIYPQHSGLLTIAPQTFSATLVDTQPSQDANAQGPKPGKLMRVSSSEIPLTVKPKPLTYPVDAPWLPARSLSLSESWNPEPEHTQVGDSLTRSLTLKVEGLASSQLPALPATDVNGLRRYPDQPVLSNQSTDRGIVGSREEREALVPSRSGAIDLPTVDVVWWNTFEDHLEHSSLPARTLQVANNPSLQVDTPAGNLQVSAVDNDVLWWWKLSTLILACTTLLGFGLWWRARWQPAVHRAAQTGPSPRTLMDDIKRASQANDPQATRQALDAWARQQPETLADMAARFVPLSDALDGLNGALYSETGQHWQGEDLWRAIRTIPAAERVQDPVGDSGLPPLYPK; from the coding sequence ATGACCCGCTTCACCGCTCTCTTGCTGCCCCTGCTGCTCTGCACGGCCACCGCCCAGGCGGCCGAGCTGACCGCCAGTGTGGATCGCAGTCGCCTGAACTCCGGCGAGACGGTCGAACTCACCCTCGAAACCAACGACGTCACCCAGTTCGGCAAACCCGACCTGACTGCGCTGGAAGCGTTGTTCGAAGTGCGCGGCACGCGGCAGGTCAACCAGCTCAACACCCTCAATGGTGACAACCCCGCGACCACGCGCTGGATCATCACCCTGCTGCCCAAAGAGAACGGCAGCGTGGTGATCCCGCCGCTGCAATTGGGCGACGCGCAGAGCCAGCCGATCACCGTACAAGTGGTCGAAAGCGACACCCGCGAGAATAAGAACAGCCTTGATCCGGTGTTCATCGAGGCCAGCCTCGATCAGTCCAGCGTGTATGTGCAGGCACAGGCAATTCTGACCCTGCGTATCTACCATTCGGTGTCGCTTTACGACGACAGCAGCCTGACGCCGCTGCAAATCGCCGATGCGCGCATCGAGCAACTCGGCGACACGCGCACCTACGAAAAAGACCTCAACGGTGTGCGCCACGGCGTGATCGAGATGCGCTATGCGATCTACCCGCAGCACAGCGGTTTGCTGACCATTGCGCCGCAAACGTTCAGCGCGACGCTGGTCGACACGCAGCCGTCTCAGGACGCGAATGCGCAGGGCCCCAAGCCGGGCAAACTGATGCGCGTCAGTTCGTCCGAAATCCCCCTGACGGTCAAACCCAAACCGCTGACCTATCCCGTCGACGCGCCTTGGCTGCCCGCGCGCAGCCTGAGCCTGAGCGAAAGCTGGAACCCGGAGCCGGAGCACACCCAGGTCGGTGATTCCCTGACACGCAGCCTGACGTTGAAAGTCGAAGGCCTCGCCAGCTCGCAACTGCCAGCGCTGCCCGCCACCGACGTCAACGGCCTGCGCCGCTACCCCGATCAACCGGTGCTGAGTAACCAGAGCACCGACCGCGGTATTGTCGGCAGCCGCGAAGAACGCGAAGCGCTGGTACCAAGTCGCAGCGGCGCCATCGACTTGCCGACGGTGGACGTGGTCTGGTGGAACACCTTCGAAGACCATCTGGAACACAGCAGCCTGCCCGCACGCACCCTGCAAGTGGCCAACAACCCGAGCCTGCAAGTCGACACCCCGGCCGGCAATCTGCAAGTGAGCGCCGTCGATAACGATGTGTTGTGGTGGTGGAAACTCAGCACGCTGATCCTCGCCTGCACCACCCTGCTCGGCTTCGGCCTGTGGTGGCGCGCGCGCTGGCAACCGGCAGTGCATCGCGCTGCCCAAACCGGCCCGAGCCCGCGCACGTTGATGGATGACATCAAGCGGGCGAGCCAGGCCAATGATCCACAGGCAACGCGGCAGGCGCTGGATGCGTGGGCGCGTCAGCAGCCGGAGACATTGGCGGACATGGCGGCGCGGTTTGTGCCGTTGTCGGATGCGCTGGATGGGCTTAATGGTGCGCTGTACAGCGAGACGGGGCAGCATTGGCAGGGTGAGGATTTGTGGCGGGCGATCCGGACTATTCCGGCGGCGGAACGGGTGCAGGACCCGGTGGGTGACAGCGGGTTGCCGCCGCTTTATCCGAAGTAA
- a CDS encoding VWA domain-containing protein, which yields MFEFAWPWIFVLVPLPWLMRLVLPVADSGEPALKVSFLSDLEGLARRRARANLPAWRQQAPFMLLWLLLLTAAARPQWLGEPLPIAASGRDLLVAVDVSGSMDFPDMQWQDEEVSRLTLVQHLLGDFLESRDGDRVGLILFGSQAYLQAPLTFDRHTVRVWLDEARIGIAGKNTAIGDAIGLALKRLRMRPAQSRVLILVTDGANNGGEIDPLTAAKLAASEGVKIYPIGIGANPEDSGSTGLLGVNPSLDLDEPALKAIAEVTGGQYFRAHDGKELQAIKDTLDQLEPVTQQPTQARPAQALYHWPLALALWLSLLLVARELWPDNPLQRLFTKELYLQSPLPDWRERLKRLRLRRRR from the coding sequence ATGTTTGAGTTCGCCTGGCCGTGGATCTTCGTGCTGGTGCCGCTGCCGTGGCTGATGCGCCTCGTATTGCCAGTGGCCGACAGCGGCGAACCGGCACTGAAAGTCAGTTTCTTGTCCGACCTCGAAGGCCTTGCCCGCCGTCGCGCTCGCGCCAATCTCCCCGCATGGCGCCAACAAGCACCGTTCATGCTGTTGTGGCTGTTGCTGCTGACCGCCGCCGCGCGCCCGCAATGGCTCGGCGAACCACTGCCGATTGCTGCCAGTGGGCGTGATCTGCTGGTGGCGGTGGATGTGTCCGGCTCGATGGATTTCCCCGATATGCAGTGGCAGGACGAAGAGGTCAGTCGCCTGACGCTGGTGCAGCATCTGCTCGGTGATTTCCTTGAAAGCCGCGATGGCGACCGTGTCGGCCTGATCCTGTTCGGCAGTCAGGCTTATCTGCAAGCGCCGCTGACCTTTGATCGCCACACCGTGCGCGTCTGGCTCGACGAAGCGCGCATCGGCATTGCCGGCAAAAACACCGCCATCGGCGATGCCATCGGTCTGGCGCTGAAACGCCTGCGCATGCGCCCGGCGCAAAGTCGCGTGCTGATTCTGGTCACTGACGGCGCGAACAACGGCGGCGAAATCGATCCGCTGACGGCGGCAAAACTGGCCGCTAGCGAAGGCGTGAAGATTTACCCGATCGGCATCGGCGCCAATCCGGAGGACAGCGGTTCAACCGGCCTGCTCGGCGTCAATCCGAGCCTGGACCTCGACGAACCGGCGCTCAAAGCCATCGCCGAAGTCACCGGCGGCCAGTATTTCCGCGCCCACGACGGCAAGGAACTGCAAGCGATCAAAGACACCCTCGATCAACTCGAGCCAGTCACCCAGCAACCGACTCAGGCACGCCCGGCGCAAGCCTTGTATCACTGGCCTCTGGCGCTGGCGTTGTGGCTGAGCCTGTTGCTGGTCGCCCGGGAATTGTGGCCGGACAACCCGCTGCAACGCCTGTTCACCAAGGAGCTGTATCTGCAAAGTCCGCTGCCTGACTGGCGCGAGCGCCTCAAGCGCCTGCGTCTGCGGAGGCGCCGATGA
- a CDS encoding DUF58 domain-containing protein, which produces MNASLPSEPGIRVSLAELIEMRHRVREVQLFSTPSQRSPLIGLHHSKFRGRGVDFDQVRVYQAGDDVRTIDWRVTARTQEPHTKLFHEERERPIFIMVEQSTRLFFGSGLMFKSVLAAQVAALIGWAALGHNDRVGGLVFGDNEHYEIKPRRSKQSLLQLLNRLVKVNQSLHSEREPDRDAFGVALRRAREVLRPGSLVIVICDERALSDSAEQQLSLLSRHCDLLMLPLSDPLDHALPAAGLLRFAERGAQLELDTLNFDLRQTYRAQAEARIARWELLAQKLRVLLMPLSTQSEMVEQMREFLNPQRPGKGR; this is translated from the coding sequence ATGAACGCCTCCCTGCCGTCCGAACCGGGCATCCGCGTCAGCCTCGCCGAGCTGATCGAGATGCGTCACCGCGTACGTGAAGTGCAGCTGTTTTCCACGCCGAGTCAGCGCAGCCCGCTGATCGGCCTGCATCACTCGAAATTCCGTGGCCGCGGCGTCGATTTCGATCAAGTGCGGGTCTATCAGGCCGGCGACGACGTGCGCACCATCGACTGGCGCGTGACGGCGCGCACGCAAGAGCCGCACACCAAGCTGTTCCATGAAGAACGCGAACGGCCGATTTTCATCATGGTCGAGCAAAGCACGCGGCTGTTTTTCGGCTCCGGGCTGATGTTCAAATCGGTACTGGCGGCGCAAGTCGCGGCGTTGATCGGTTGGGCCGCGCTCGGCCATAACGACCGCGTTGGCGGGCTGGTGTTCGGCGACAACGAGCACTACGAAATCAAGCCACGGCGCAGCAAACAGAGCCTGCTGCAATTGCTCAATCGTCTGGTCAAGGTCAATCAGTCGCTGCACAGCGAGCGTGAACCGGATCGCGATGCGTTCGGCGTGGCCTTGCGCCGCGCCCGTGAAGTGCTGCGCCCGGGCAGTCTAGTGATCGTCATCTGCGATGAACGCGCGCTGTCCGATAGCGCCGAACAGCAACTGAGCCTCCTGTCGCGCCATTGCGATCTGCTGATGTTGCCGCTGTCCGATCCCCTTGATCACGCCCTGCCCGCCGCCGGCCTTCTACGGTTCGCTGAACGTGGCGCGCAGCTTGAACTCGACACCCTCAACTTCGACCTGCGCCAGACCTATCGCGCCCAGGCCGAAGCGCGCATCGCTCGCTGGGAACTGCTCGCGCAAAAGCTACGGGTGCTGCTGATGCCGCTAAGCACGCAAAGCGAAATGGTCGAGCAGATGCGCGAATTCCTCAATCCGCAGCGACCGGGGAAAGGTCGATGA
- a CDS encoding DUF4381 domain-containing protein, giving the protein MSGLEQLQPLISPPPIAFWPPAPGWWLLLLLLPLLGYAAWRLRRFFPMKKRPIVRAEQPLDPVRIAALAELAQMPKPYDGAPAGAWLQQLNGLLKRLCRNHYPYSQSHTLNGRKWLAFLDNRCPAAGLTRWMVLVEGAYKPECKLDDKAIAGLTQAVDTWIRKHV; this is encoded by the coding sequence ATGAGCGGCCTCGAACAACTGCAACCACTGATCTCGCCGCCACCGATCGCCTTCTGGCCGCCGGCGCCGGGTTGGTGGCTGCTGCTTCTGTTGCTGCCGCTGCTCGGTTATGCCGCGTGGCGTCTGCGCCGTTTCTTTCCGATGAAAAAGCGCCCGATCGTGCGCGCCGAACAGCCGCTCGACCCCGTGCGCATCGCCGCCCTCGCCGAACTGGCGCAAATGCCCAAACCCTACGACGGCGCTCCGGCTGGCGCGTGGCTGCAGCAACTCAACGGCCTGCTCAAACGCCTGTGCCGCAACCACTATCCCTACAGCCAGAGCCATACCCTCAACGGGCGCAAATGGCTGGCGTTCCTCGACAACCGCTGCCCGGCGGCGGGCCTGACGCGCTGGATGGTGCTGGTCGAAGGCGCGTACAAACCAGAATGCAAACTCGACGACAAAGCCATCGCCGGCCTGACCCAGGCTGTCGACACGTGGATTCGCAAACATGTTTGA